The following proteins are co-located in the Sphingomonas panacis genome:
- a CDS encoding type II toxin-antitoxin system VapC family toxin, translating to MFVDASAITAILCDENDGNELLARLQKSQERLTSPLAIWETVVAVARNLGLGVRDAHDAVEQFLRLADIVVVAVSPETRGMAIDAYDRFGKSRHPANLNFGDCFAYACARQARVPLLYKGDDFPHTDIETA from the coding sequence ATGTTCGTCGATGCGTCAGCGATCACTGCCATCCTGTGCGACGAGAATGACGGAAACGAACTTCTCGCCAGGCTCCAAAAGTCTCAGGAGCGGCTCACCTCTCCGCTCGCGATTTGGGAAACGGTCGTCGCGGTCGCCCGCAATCTCGGCCTCGGCGTCCGGGATGCGCATGATGCTGTCGAGCAGTTTTTGCGGCTTGCGGATATCGTGGTTGTGGCCGTCTCGCCCGAGACCAGAGGCATGGCGATTGACGCCTATGACCGGTTTGGAAAGTCGCGTCATCCCGCCAATCTGAATTTCGGCGATTGCTTCGCATACGCCTGTGCTCGTCAGGCGCGCGTGCCGTTGCTCTACAAGGGCGACGACTTTCCCCACACGGATATTGAAACGGCATGA
- a CDS encoding nucleotidyltransferase domain-containing protein — protein MRTDLNYLPAAKLRELDRVVEMIFQGFREATQNATGRRQKAARILKIILFGSYARGDWVDAPLDANQYKSDYDILIIVNQAELADRADYWEETEQRLVDAYLYEKVIRTPANFIVHSLHEVNDALSHGRLIFREIVKDGIALYQSDDRELATFNPKTPEDVYLAAKDYFEEYMGHSQSFYRGFQHAVGDGDLKKAAFDLHQATEPLYQCVMLVLTLYTPFDHNINFLRSLAEGLDHSLFNVWPRGTRAERAMYQKLKDAYRKARYSKHYEISREELDWLGGRVEDLGRKVHDICTRRLEDLQKAIPA, from the coding sequence ATGAGGACGGACCTGAACTATCTGCCGGCCGCCAAGCTGCGCGAGCTCGATCGTGTCGTGGAGATGATCTTCCAGGGGTTTCGCGAGGCGACGCAGAATGCGACCGGGCGGCGTCAAAAGGCAGCGCGGATCCTCAAGATCATCCTGTTCGGATCCTATGCCCGGGGCGACTGGGTCGATGCTCCGCTCGACGCTAACCAGTACAAGTCCGACTATGACATTCTGATCATCGTCAACCAGGCCGAATTGGCAGACAGGGCCGATTATTGGGAAGAGACCGAGCAGCGTCTGGTCGATGCCTATCTTTACGAGAAGGTCATCCGGACGCCGGCCAATTTCATCGTCCACTCGCTCCATGAGGTCAATGATGCGCTGTCGCATGGCCGACTGATCTTCAGGGAGATCGTCAAGGACGGGATCGCGCTCTACCAGTCCGATGACAGGGAGCTGGCCACCTTCAATCCCAAGACTCCTGAGGATGTCTATCTCGCCGCGAAGGACTATTTCGAGGAATATATGGGGCATTCGCAGAGCTTCTATCGAGGGTTTCAGCATGCGGTTGGCGATGGAGATCTTAAGAAGGCTGCGTTCGATCTGCATCAGGCGACCGAGCCGCTCTATCAGTGCGTGATGCTCGTGTTGACGCTCTACACCCCGTTCGATCATAACATCAATTTCCTCCGCTCCCTTGCGGAAGGTCTGGATCACAGTCTCTTCAACGTGTGGCCGCGCGGGACGCGTGCCGAACGCGCGATGTATCAGAAGCTCAAGGATGCCTATCGCAAGGCGCGCTACTCAAAACATTATGAGATTTCGAGAGAGGAACTGGACTGGTTGGGAGGCCGGGTCGAGGATCTGGGGCGAAAGGTACACGATATCTGCACGCGGCGTCTTGAGGACCTGCAAAAGGCTATTCCTGCGTGA